One genomic segment of Mesoterricola silvestris includes these proteins:
- the surE gene encoding 5'/3'-nucleotidase SurE, with protein MILITNDDGCWAPGLAALHRVASRFGRVVAVAPDRNRSAVSSAMSLNDILRLHDLGGDRYACTGTPVDCVLVGIRAVLKREPDWVLSGINHGFNLGEDVFYSGTVGAAFEGCQQGARSVAFSIDPQGDLAQAERWAGLFLERWEAMELPANRIWNVNLPKGEPRGFRLCGQDTRKYHDLVEERADPRRTPYFWIGGEMGPTYAQGPGSDAEAALSGYVSVTPLRLDLACPEVMGRRKDFDRTFNHGAP; from the coding sequence TTGATTCTCATAACCAATGACGATGGATGCTGGGCTCCGGGACTGGCGGCCCTGCACCGGGTGGCCTCGCGGTTCGGGCGGGTCGTGGCGGTGGCTCCGGACCGGAACCGGTCCGCGGTGTCCAGCGCCATGAGCCTGAACGATATCCTGCGGCTCCACGACCTGGGGGGGGACCGCTACGCCTGCACCGGGACGCCCGTGGACTGCGTGCTGGTGGGCATCCGCGCCGTGCTCAAGCGCGAGCCGGACTGGGTGCTCTCGGGCATCAACCACGGCTTCAACCTGGGGGAGGACGTCTTCTACTCCGGCACCGTGGGGGCGGCCTTCGAGGGCTGCCAGCAGGGGGCGCGGTCCGTGGCCTTCTCCATCGATCCCCAGGGGGACCTGGCCCAGGCCGAACGGTGGGCGGGGCTGTTCCTGGAGCGGTGGGAGGCCATGGAGCTCCCCGCCAACCGCATCTGGAACGTGAACCTCCCCAAGGGCGAGCCCCGGGGCTTCCGCCTCTGCGGCCAGGACACCCGCAAGTACCACGACCTGGTCGAGGAGCGCGCCGACCCGCGCCGGACCCCCTACTTCTGGATCGGCGGGGAGATGGGCCCCACCTACGCCCAGGGGCCCGGCAGCGACGCCGAGGCGGCCCTGTCGGGCTACGTGAGCGTCACGCCCCTGCGGCTGGACCTGGCCTGCCCCGAGGTCATGGGCCGCAGGAAGGACTTCGACCGCACCTTCAACCACGGCGCCCCGTGA
- a CDS encoding DmsC/YnfH family molybdoenzyme membrane anchor subunit — MTARRFLFHADRCTGCEACVLGCWMENRAQQTRPWRTVHTFNPHRRPDLPVFHLSLACHHCDEPACLANCPADAYAKDPATGAVTLRQEACMGCRYCTWACPHGAPRFSETTGTVEKCTFCPDREEPACVARCPVEALELEPRAQAGPAPLGLPGWELGPGIRIDGDPAAPRFAAPPPPAGLLEGLLRVPEPRITLRGEWTLVAFTTILAVLTARMAAGGPFPHPWPFLAAGAASMALSALHLGRPGRAWRALLNLRGSWLSREIALASLFLALCAAAFLGRVPAWAAAAAGFAALFAVDRVYRVAMKVPPLNLHSAHALLNGIYLAAVLGGSAPLAVGAGAFKLLLYGWRKAHFARKGRGLRPLLGAARVAAGFVVPALAPAPWAALGVVLGDLADRCEYYDELEVPSPEAALSMSWSLGNARMSRFRTSGGSDS, encoded by the coding sequence GTGACGGCCCGGCGCTTCCTCTTCCACGCGGACCGCTGCACCGGATGCGAAGCCTGCGTCCTGGGCTGCTGGATGGAGAACCGCGCCCAACAGACCCGGCCCTGGCGCACCGTGCACACCTTCAACCCCCACCGCCGCCCGGACCTGCCGGTCTTCCACCTGTCCCTGGCCTGCCACCACTGCGACGAACCCGCGTGCCTCGCCAACTGCCCCGCGGACGCCTACGCCAAGGACCCCGCCACCGGCGCCGTGACCCTGCGCCAGGAGGCGTGCATGGGGTGCCGCTACTGCACCTGGGCCTGCCCCCACGGGGCCCCCCGCTTCAGCGAGACCACCGGCACCGTGGAGAAGTGCACCTTCTGCCCGGACCGGGAGGAGCCGGCCTGCGTGGCCCGGTGCCCCGTGGAGGCCCTGGAGCTGGAACCCCGCGCCCAGGCCGGGCCCGCGCCCCTGGGGCTCCCGGGCTGGGAGCTGGGCCCCGGCATCCGCATCGACGGCGACCCCGCCGCCCCGCGCTTCGCGGCCCCGCCCCCGCCGGCGGGGCTCCTGGAGGGCCTCCTGCGGGTGCCCGAACCCCGCATCACCCTGCGGGGCGAATGGACCCTCGTGGCCTTCACGACGATCCTGGCCGTGCTCACGGCCCGCATGGCCGCGGGCGGCCCCTTCCCCCACCCCTGGCCCTTCCTGGCCGCGGGCGCGGCCTCCATGGCCCTCAGCGCCCTGCACCTGGGCCGCCCGGGGCGGGCCTGGCGCGCCCTGCTCAACCTGCGGGGCTCCTGGCTGAGCCGGGAGATCGCCCTGGCGTCGCTCTTCCTGGCGCTGTGCGCCGCCGCCTTCCTGGGCCGGGTCCCGGCCTGGGCCGCGGCCGCGGCGGGCTTCGCGGCCCTTTTCGCCGTGGACCGGGTGTACCGGGTGGCCATGAAGGTGCCGCCCCTCAACCTGCACAGCGCCCACGCCCTGCTCAACGGCATCTACCTGGCGGCGGTGCTCGGGGGCTCCGCGCCCCTGGCCGTGGGCGCCGGCGCCTTCAAGCTCCTCCTCTACGGGTGGCGCAAGGCCCACTTCGCCCGCAAGGGGCGCGGCCTGCGGCCCCTGCTGGGCGCGGCGCGGGTGGCCGCGGGCTTCGTGGTGCCGGCCCTGGCTCCCGCGCCCTGGGCGGCCCTGGGCGTGGTGCTGGGGGACCTGGCGGACCGGTGCGAGTACTACGACGAACTGGAGGTCCCCTCGCCGGAGGCCGCCCTCAGCATGTCCTGGAGCTTGGGGAACGCGCGCATGAGCAGGTTCCGCACCTCCGGCGGGAGCGACTCGTAG
- a CDS encoding molybdopterin-containing oxidoreductase family protein, with amino-acid sequence MPVFTSACPRNCYSTCSLRVTVKKGRITALDAHPGNRATPEGPCLKGLSYLERVEPGSRLLTPLVRGKDGAFSPLAWDAALDLMASRFLDIRERFGPRAVMHYAGSGTKGLLNGNSMAFWRRFGGCTTTYGDLCWPAGLEATRLTLGDNRHNAPWDLANAALILMWGKNAAETNVHQMRFVDQALAAGGRLVVIDPRRTGTAERAELLVQPRPGTDAALALALAHVLIREGLVDRPFIDAHVLGFEDYARAVEAWTPQRCEAVTGVPAREVEALARDLGTVKPVTLCAGFGMQRYTNSGQTMRALLALLAITGNLGRPGAGWVYANLQSDVFSAVKDPLDFFPPEVPDGVVRVSLSTARLGSDMAAQADPPLRAAWVERGNPVGQNPDTARVREAFRALEFRVVVDERLTDTAREADLVLPSKSLFEQTDVIGAYWHPYLQIRPKLVEPPEEVKPESEILWHLARRMGLDTAGLVAPGAEEAWLEAKLGRFPGLTLDALREGPVLAPGCEEVAFADLAFPTPSGRIELRSEEAARRWKVDPLPGYSAPLESSPGAYPLTLLTPNHKNAIHSQFVTLSCLRDPGPRLHLGPGDAAARGIRQGDRVRVFNGRGELFLPANLDLSLLPGVVVAHNGYGAEHGGSVNLLSLGRETDMAHGAAFHDNLVDVEKAP; translated from the coding sequence ATGCCCGTCTTCACGTCAGCATGTCCCCGCAACTGCTACAGCACCTGCAGCCTCCGGGTCACCGTGAAAAAAGGAAGGATCACCGCCCTGGATGCCCATCCGGGCAACCGAGCGACACCCGAAGGGCCCTGCCTCAAGGGGCTCAGCTACCTGGAGCGGGTGGAGCCCGGCTCCCGGCTGCTCACGCCCCTGGTCCGCGGCAAGGACGGCGCCTTCTCCCCCCTGGCCTGGGACGCGGCCCTGGACCTCATGGCCTCGCGCTTCCTGGATATCCGGGAGCGCTTCGGCCCCCGGGCGGTGATGCACTACGCCGGCAGCGGCACCAAGGGCCTGCTCAACGGCAATTCCATGGCCTTCTGGCGCCGCTTCGGCGGGTGCACCACCACGTACGGCGACCTGTGCTGGCCCGCGGGCCTGGAAGCCACGCGGCTCACCCTGGGTGACAACCGCCACAACGCCCCCTGGGACCTGGCCAACGCGGCCCTCATCCTCATGTGGGGCAAGAACGCCGCCGAGACCAACGTGCACCAGATGCGCTTCGTGGACCAGGCCCTGGCCGCGGGGGGCCGGCTCGTGGTGATCGATCCCCGGCGCACCGGCACCGCCGAACGCGCCGAACTCCTGGTGCAGCCCCGGCCCGGCACCGACGCCGCCCTGGCCCTGGCCCTGGCCCACGTGCTCATCCGGGAGGGGCTGGTGGACCGGCCCTTCATCGACGCCCACGTGCTGGGCTTCGAGGACTACGCCCGGGCCGTGGAGGCCTGGACCCCCCAGCGCTGCGAGGCGGTCACCGGGGTTCCCGCCCGGGAGGTGGAAGCCCTGGCCCGGGACCTGGGCACCGTCAAGCCGGTGACCCTCTGCGCGGGCTTCGGCATGCAGCGCTACACGAATTCCGGCCAGACCATGCGCGCCCTGCTGGCCCTGCTGGCCATCACCGGGAACCTGGGCCGGCCCGGGGCGGGCTGGGTGTACGCGAACCTGCAGTCCGATGTGTTCAGCGCCGTGAAGGACCCCCTGGATTTCTTCCCGCCCGAGGTGCCCGACGGGGTGGTGCGGGTGTCGCTGTCCACGGCCCGCCTGGGCAGTGACATGGCGGCCCAGGCCGATCCGCCCCTGCGCGCCGCCTGGGTGGAGCGGGGCAACCCCGTGGGCCAGAACCCCGACACGGCGCGGGTGCGCGAAGCCTTCCGCGCCCTGGAGTTCCGGGTGGTGGTGGACGAGCGCCTCACGGACACCGCCCGGGAGGCGGACCTGGTGCTGCCCTCCAAGAGCCTCTTCGAGCAGACCGATGTCATCGGGGCCTACTGGCACCCCTACCTCCAGATCCGCCCGAAGCTGGTGGAGCCGCCCGAGGAGGTGAAGCCCGAAAGCGAGATCCTCTGGCACCTGGCCCGGCGCATGGGGCTCGACACCGCGGGCCTGGTGGCCCCCGGCGCGGAGGAGGCCTGGCTGGAGGCGAAGCTGGGGCGCTTCCCGGGCCTGACCCTGGACGCCCTGCGGGAGGGGCCCGTCCTGGCCCCCGGGTGCGAGGAGGTGGCCTTCGCGGACCTGGCCTTCCCCACGCCCTCCGGGCGCATCGAGCTGCGCTCCGAGGAGGCCGCGCGCCGGTGGAAGGTGGACCCGCTGCCGGGCTATTCCGCCCCCCTGGAATCCAGCCCCGGCGCCTACCCCCTCACGCTCCTCACCCCCAATCACAAGAACGCCATCCACAGCCAGTTCGTCACCCTGTCCTGCCTGCGGGACCCGGGGCCCCGGCTCCACCTGGGGCCCGGGGACGCCGCGGCCCGGGGCATCCGCCAGGGGGACCGGGTGCGGGTCTTCAACGGGCGGGGCGAGCTGTTCCTGCCCGCCAACCTCGATCTGAGCCTCCTGCCGGGGGTGGTGGTGGCCCACAACGGCTACGGGGCCGAGCATGGGGGCTCCGTGAACCTCCTGTCCCTGGGCCGGGAGACGGACATGGCCCACGGCGCGGCCTTCCACGACAACCTCGTGGACGTGGAGAAGGCCCCGTGA
- a CDS encoding adenine phosphoribosyltransferase: MNFKSSVQDVPDFPLPGVLYRDITPLFNDAAAFARAIDAMAEPVLSLQPTHVLGLESRGFIFGSALAHKLGLGFVPARRPGKLPRPTFRETYESTCGHDGMEIHQDAFHPGDRVLIVDDILSTGATALAARNIVERTGAHPVALTLFIEMVGLAGREKLKGLPVFSVLRY, from the coding sequence ATGAACTTCAAATCTTCCGTCCAGGATGTCCCTGATTTCCCGCTGCCCGGCGTCCTGTACCGGGATATCACGCCCCTCTTCAACGACGCCGCCGCCTTCGCCCGGGCCATCGACGCCATGGCCGAGCCGGTGCTCTCCCTGCAGCCCACCCACGTGCTGGGCCTGGAATCCCGCGGGTTCATCTTCGGTTCTGCCCTGGCCCACAAGCTCGGCCTGGGCTTCGTGCCCGCCCGCCGCCCCGGCAAACTCCCCCGCCCCACCTTCCGGGAGACCTACGAATCCACCTGCGGCCACGACGGCATGGAGATCCACCAGGACGCCTTCCATCCCGGCGACCGGGTGCTCATCGTGGACGATATCCTCTCCACCGGCGCCACCGCCCTGGCCGCCCGCAACATCGTGGAACGCACCGGCGCCCATCCCGTGGCGCTCACCCTCTTCATCGAAATGGTTGGTTTGGCGGGCCGCGAAAAACTGAAGGGCCTGCCCGTGTTCAGCGTGCTTCGGTACTAA
- a CDS encoding phosphatase PAP2 family protein, with protein MQRSHLVPFLTLALACAALAPLPAATPDWVSVVGLYPQPGTPDALQDLGVTMWLQHSRTQADVSRALADAHPGIGCFASLLDETFDISAHPLTEALMAQARGELLPILESLKGTFDRPRPYQTFPAITPAVPLEATPSYPSSHAAVGVLYARILAQFVPAHGPALLERGRQLGDDRVMAGVHWPSDVEAGQRLGRAFANWWISQPANRQLIVEACGKEWRGGR; from the coding sequence ATGCAACGCTCGCACCTGGTACCCTTCCTCACCCTGGCCCTGGCCTGCGCGGCCCTCGCGCCCCTTCCCGCCGCCACCCCGGACTGGGTGTCCGTCGTCGGCCTCTATCCCCAGCCGGGCACCCCGGACGCCCTGCAGGACCTGGGCGTCACCATGTGGCTCCAGCATTCCCGCACCCAGGCCGACGTGAGCCGGGCCCTGGCCGACGCCCACCCCGGCATCGGGTGCTTCGCCAGCCTCCTGGACGAGACCTTCGACATCTCCGCCCACCCCCTCACGGAGGCCCTCATGGCCCAGGCCCGCGGTGAGCTCCTGCCCATCCTGGAATCCCTCAAGGGCACCTTCGACCGGCCCCGGCCCTACCAGACCTTCCCGGCCATCACCCCCGCCGTGCCCCTGGAGGCCACCCCCTCCTACCCCAGTTCCCACGCGGCGGTGGGCGTGCTCTACGCCCGGATCCTGGCCCAGTTCGTGCCGGCCCACGGGCCCGCCCTCCTGGAGCGGGGCCGGCAACTGGGCGACGACCGGGTCATGGCCGGGGTCCACTGGCCCAGCGACGTGGAAGCCGGGCAGCGCCTGGGCCGGGCCTTCGCCAATTGGTGGATCAGCCAGCCCGCGAACCGCCAGCTCATCGTGGAGGCCTGCGGGAAGGAGTGGCGCGGCGGGCGCTGA
- a CDS encoding acylphosphatase produces MKAGFHAHGRVQGVGYRWFVLDAARELGLAGWVRNEPDGTVTGEAGGDLSRLEALRDRLEAGPPSARVSTLDWWVVEGGQSLPHPFEVRR; encoded by the coding sequence GTGAAGGCCGGCTTCCACGCCCATGGCCGCGTCCAGGGGGTGGGCTACCGGTGGTTCGTCCTGGACGCCGCCCGGGAGCTGGGCCTGGCGGGCTGGGTACGCAACGAGCCCGACGGAACCGTGACCGGCGAGGCGGGGGGTGACCTGTCCCGCCTGGAGGCCCTGAGGGACCGCCTGGAGGCGGGTCCCCCCTCCGCGCGCGTTTCTACGCTGGACTGGTGGGTGGTGGAGGGTGGACAATCACTTCCCCACCCTTTCGAGGTCCGACGTTAA